A window of Phormidium ambiguum IAM M-71 contains these coding sequences:
- a CDS encoding YggT family protein, with protein sequence MTGIDIVSLGLGLLLAVMIFLFIIRIVLTWYPQINLNSFPWNIAAWPTEPFLVVTRKIVPPLGGVDITPIIWVGICSLLREILIGQQGLLRMMG encoded by the coding sequence ATGACTGGGATTGACATCGTTAGCTTGGGGCTTGGTTTACTGTTGGCGGTAATGATTTTCCTGTTTATTATCAGGATTGTGTTGACTTGGTATCCCCAAATTAACCTGAATAGTTTTCCTTGGAATATAGCCGCTTGGCCTACAGAACCTTTTTTGGTGGTGACGAGAAAGATTGTGCCACCTTTGGGAGGCGTGGATATTACTCCGATTATTTGGGTGGGAATTTGTAGCTTATTAAGAGAAATTTTAATTGGTCAGCAAGGTTTGTTGCGGATGATGGGGTAG